Proteins co-encoded in one Aspergillus flavus chromosome 2, complete sequence genomic window:
- a CDS encoding putative allantoate permease (allantoate permease), producing MASPLAPTKSSPDSQEVQGKDQKDNWVEHVQDENALDVVATYHSYEPEFRSTVEKELLRKIDARILPLIVVIYLFNYLDRNSITQARLYGLQEDTGLKGAEYQTAISIFSAGYILMQLPSTIMMTKFRPSIYLPTCMILWAITSGCTAATQSTPGILLVRFFLGFVEAPFFPGAVYYLSCWYTKREIGVRMALLVCGILLSNAFAGLISAGILSGMGGVAGLAAWRWLFILEGLATVVLGCLALVVLPDFPSTTKWLTDSEKVVAQARLAVDSGTSTVNDEEVPIMRGIAWAVKDVRTWIFACLQMSTTASISYSHFFPTLIKQLGFENNTIVLLLTSPPYFVAFWWSLSWAWVADRKQIRSIPSGISQALAMVGTILLIAVSGQLWARYAFTFLVCCGTFGVYSTTYAWLSSTLTQPPIKRAVAIGLANTCANIASLFANYFWLDEYEPAYRQSWGCLLAFQALGMACILTLRFLLQRSNKKFEKLAAEGDINDTIFISHLNDDERSAVQNNFRYVV from the exons ATGGCTTCCCCACTCGCCCCAACGAAGTCAAGTCCCGATAGCCAAGAGGTGCAGGGTAAAGACCAGAAAGACAACTGGGTAGAACATGTTCAGGATGAGAATGCTCTGGATGTGGTAGCTACCTATCATTCCTATGAGCCGGAGTTCCGCTCCACGGTGGAAAAAGAGCTATTACGCAAAATCGACGCTCGAATTCTCCCACTGATTGTGGTAATCTATCTTTTCAACTACCTGGATCGAAACTCGATCACTCAAGCTCGCTTGTATGGCCTTCAAGAAGATACTGGCCTCAAAGGGGCCGAGTACCAAACGGCAATATCCATCTTTTCTGCTGGTTACATCCTCATGCAACTCCCATCGACCATCATGATGACGAAATTCCGTCCCTCCATATATCTG CCAACATGTATGATTCTTTGGGCCATTACTAGTGGATGCACGGCCGCTACACAAAGCACCCCGGGCATCCTGCTTGTCCGGttctttcttggctttgtggAAGCCCCGTTCTTCCCCGGTGCGGTATACTATCTTAGTTGCTGGTATACAAAACGTGAAATTGGCGTCAGGATGGCGTTATTGGTTTGCGGAATCCTGCTGTCCAACGCGTTTGCTGGTCTCATATCGGCCGGGATTCTCTCCGGAATGGGAGGCGTCGCCGGCCTGGCGGCATGGAGATGGCTTTTCATCCTCGAGGGTCTTGCTACAGTGGTCCTAGGATGCCTCGCACTAGTAGTCCTCCCGGACTTCCCTAGTACAACCAAATGGCTCACGGATTCCGAGAAGGTTGTGGCTCAGGCCCGTCTCGCTGTTGACTCGGGAACTAGCACCGTGAACGATGAAGAGGTCCCTATTATGCGTGGCATCGCATGGGCAGTAAAAGACGTTCGGACATGGATCTTCGCTTGCTTACAAATGTCCACTACTGCGTCTATTTCGTACTCTCACTTCTTTCCGACATTGATCAAGCAACTTGGCTTTGAGAATAATACGATTGTACTCCTGCTTACATCTCCGCCATATTTCGTGGCATTCTGGTGGTCCCTGTCTTGGGCATGGGTTGCAGACAGGAAGCAGATCCGTTCCATCCCTTCTGGAATATCTCAAGCATTGGCAATGGTTGGCACCATTCTCCTCATTGCAGTCTCGGGCCAGCTTTGGGCCCGCTACGCGTTTACTTTCCTGGTTTGCTGTGGTACATTTGGTGTGTACTCGACGACATACGCATGGCTCTCCTCTACTCTTACACAGCCGCCAATCAAGCGTGCTGTCGCAATTGGACTTGCCAATACATGCGCTAATATTGCTTCTCTTTTCGCCAACTACTTTTGGTTGGACGAGTACGAGCCTGCATATCGGCAGTCTTGGGGCTGTCTGCTAGCCTTCCAGGCGCTTGGGATGGCGTGCATCCTGACACTTCGGTTCTTGCTTCAGCGGTCGAACAAGAAATTCGAGAAGCTGGCGGCCGAAGGGGACATCAACGATACGATATTCATTTCTCATTTGAACGATGATGAGCGAAGCGCCGTTCAAAATAATTTCAGATATGTAGTCTAG
- a CDS encoding putative transporter (glucose transporter rco-3), translated as MLFTRPSNEKGAAWPAILVGLFAAFGGILYGYDTGTISGIQTMPYWIEEFDNPNAGRIALIVSILSVGTFVGALAAGIMADITGRRWGIILSAMLPFNLGVALQTAATSQPLFIAGRFFAGLGVGLISAQIPMYQSETLPKWIRGAVVGSYQLCITIGLFLAAIVNWATQHRPDSGSYRIPLSIQFAWALILAGGLFFLPETPRFLIKKGNDTQALRSLVFLRRLSADDPDLLAEMEELKNNWEYEKSIGSASYLECFKGTAGKRTITGIILQSLQQLVGINFIIYYGTSYFAENVQGLPDSFILQVIVNSINVVMTLPGLWAIDRFGRRPVLLTGALGMGVSQYIVAACGAATPTSNFTSQCAQFAFICIYISFFASTFGPCAWVVTGEIFSLQTRAKGLSMTTAANWFFNWLLSYITPYLTGALNPTQSNVFWIWGSFCWIAFVFTFTMIYETKGLSLEQVNELYESVSKAWRSANYRSELRRMSVSEAYRKESVDEETKPSEMACEDSSKV; from the exons ATGTTATTCACACGCCCCTCCAACGAGAAAGGAGCTGCCTGGCCAGCCATCTTGGTCGGACTGTTCGCCGCGTTCGGTGGTATCCTCTATGGCTACGACACTGGGACCATCTCAGGCATCCAGACTATGCCCTACTGGATCGAGGAGTTCGACAACCCGAACGCAGGCCGCATCGCCCTAATCGTTTCCATCTTGTCAGTTGGCACCTTCGTTGGTGCACTTGCAGCGGGTATCATGGCAGACATTACTGGGCGACGGTGGGGAATCATCCTGTCGGCCATGTTGCCTTTCAATCTCGGTGTCGCCCTCCAAACTGCCGCTACATCTCAGCCTTTGTTCATTGCTGGTCGATTTTTTGCAGGTCTTGGAGTTGGCCTGATTTCTGCCCAGA TCCCGATGTACCAGTCCGAGACTTTGCCCAAATGGATCAGAGGCGCAGTGGTTGGATCTTACCAGCTTTGTATCACAATCGGCCTGTTCCTGGCTGCCATTGTGAATTGGGCAACGCAGCACCGGCCGGACAGTG GAAGCTACCGTATCCCTCTTTCAATTCAATTCGCATGGGCTCTCATTCTT GCGGGcggcctcttcttcctccccgagaCCCCTCGTTTCCTTATCAAAAAGGGCAACGACACCCAAGCTCTTCGATCCTTGGTTTTCCTTCGCCGCTTGAGTGCTGATGATCCTGACCTTCTCGCCGAGATGGAAGAGTTGAAGAACAATTGGGAGTATGAGAAGTCCATTGGCTCTGCTTCGTACCTTGAATGCTTCAAGGGAACTGCTGGTAAACGTACCATCACGGGAATCATACTTCAGTCACTTCAGCAGCTGGTGGGTATCAATTTCATCATTTATTATGGGACAAGCTACTTTGCCGAGAATGTGCAAGGTCTGCCAGACTCCTTTATCCTGCAGGTGATTGTCAACTCCATTAACGTGGTCATGACGCTTCCTGGACTTTGGGCAATTGACCGCTTCGGGCGACGACCTGTTCTACTGACGGGAGCACTTGGTATGGGCGTCTCGCAATATATTGTTGCGGCCTGTGGCGCCGCAACCCCGACTTCGAATTTTACGTCGCAGTGCGCCCAGTTCGCTTTTATTTGCATATACATCTCTTTCTTCG CATCTACCTTCGGTCCCTGCGCCTGGGTTGTCACAGGAGAGATCTTCTCCCTCCAGACTCGTGCCAAAGGTCTTTCCATGACCACTGCAGCAAACTGGTTCTTCAATTGGCTACTCTCTTACATCACGCCATACCTCACTGGAGCGCTTAACCCAACCCAATCGAACGTGTTCTGGATTTGGGGTAGCTTCTGCTGGATTGCGTTCGTCTTTACATTTACCATGATCTATGAGACCAAGGGCCTGTCCCTTGAACAGGTCAATGAGCTTTATGAAAGTGTGTCAAAGGCCTGGAGGAGCGCTAATTACCGTTCTGAGCTCCGTAGGATGTCTGTTTCTGAAGCTTATCGCAAGGAGTCGGTGGATGAAGAGACGAAGCCTTCGGAAATGGCTTGTGAGGATTCTAGCAAAGTCTGA
- a CDS encoding POT family-domain-containing protein: MASKEPYDEKTGIPDVEETSPSPVEYDEDTPTEEELATLRRVPGSLPIVAYLICVVEFSERASYYGVSGLVSNFVNRPLPVGGNGYGAPPRGTQQTAGALGMGTVKANAVNQSFSMLAYALPMVFGYLSDAHTGRFKMIYWGVFVFGIAHVLMVGATAPNLLANGGAKAPFFISLYMLSVGAAMFKPNVSPLLLDQMPNTKAKTKLLSNGEKVIVDPEVTTERAMLWFYLLINIGGFMQVATSYAEKYVGWWLAFILPLFLYLPLPALLFWLRKRLVLHPPGGSDLLNVCRVLGICLSRGGIFRIGRHGFWDAAKPSVIAAKGQNIRTHWNDQFVEDVRRTFQATGIFCFFPIQYINDNGLGNAASFLSTMLTTNGVPNDVISNFNSLSIIAFAPVLNYGLYPLLRHFHIRYGPVARITTGLALSTIGGIGYTVLNYYAYKLGPCGKYGSSDTCVDADGVSLVAPITIWWMAIPYALGGISELFVNVPAYGIAYSRAPKNMRGLVSAINLLNTAVAYAIGLACSAVIKDPYLTWVFGGPSIVGGVLTVVFYFMFRHIDKEEYMLSENAEETHHGKSFNNRIYFLKIYVPEELRLHGLNSGAVNDMVLKLNGKFFDQTKSENEVSCLSLLEYFVPEIPAPRALAWSDSKNSLVHKLTVAGTPVKKELEIHSDTDGQLQGWILMTRLPGIPLSTLHLDTDKLKVVGEQLADIVYRWRESLPTWASAGNLACGLPHGKDQDPNSVEVAGLRIASSSNMPGFGVKVVEPIISQLQYYRVRLETRLQKLQALDIFAGNRHLIAPIRDFIAVRLPQLGISNGKYPFLFTHYDLSPRNVLMSVDHTRITGIIDFEFSGFFPELDEFVNDSVANEGDWPNAFYEAYLNRLEVCGMKTPMNGIKEEHWKEATWLSRLEDNIAPWWLENLTPEDRRKPSEDLRKSETVVLEAIRVLGTGV, encoded by the exons ATGG CGTCCAAAGAGCCTTATGACGAAAAGACCGGCATTCCGGATGTCGAAGAAACCTCGCCTTCACCAGTCGAGTACGACGAGGACACGCCCACTGAGGAAGAGTTGGCCACTCTGCGCCGTGTGCCAGGAAGCCTCCCGATTGTGGCCTATCTCATCTGTGTGGTCGAGTTCTCCGAGCGAGCTTCGTACTATGGTGTTTCGGGCCTCGTTTCCAACTTCGTCAATCGTCCCCTGCCCGTCGGGGGCAATGGCTACGGTGCACCTCCGCGGGGTACGCAGCAGACGGCTGGCGCCTTGGGCATGGGCACTGTCAAGGCCAACGCCGTCAACCAGTCCTTCAGCATGTTAGCATACGCCCTTCCCATGGTCTTCGGCTACCTGTCCGATGCTCATACGGGCCGCTTCAAGATGATCTACTGGGGTGTTTTCGTTTTCGGTATCGCTCATGTCCTGATGGTGGGAGCGACCGCGCCCAATCTCCTTGCCAATGGGGGTGCGAAAGCGCcgttcttcatctccttgTATATGTTGTCGGTCGGTGCCG CCATGTTTAAGCCCAATGTCTCCCCCCTGCTGTTAGATCAGATGCCCAATACCAAGGCGAAGACCAAGCTGCTGTCCAATGGCGAGAAGGTTATCGTCGACCCTGAGGTCACGACCGAGCGTGCTATGCTCTGGTTCTATCTGCTTATCAACATTGGCGGCTTCATGCAGGTCGCTACCTCGTACGCGGAGAAGTATGTCGGGTGGTGGTTGGCCTTCATCCTGCCGCTGTTTTTGTATCTCCCGCTTCCGGCCCTCTTG TTCTGGCTGCGTAAACGTCTCGTGCTCCACCCCCCGGGCGGCAGTGACTTGCTCAATGTCTGCCGCGTATTGGGCATCTGCCTCAGTCGCGGCGGGATCTTTCGCATTGGACGCCATGGCTTCTGGGACGCGGCCAAGCCGTCCGTCATCGCAGCGAAGGGACAGAACATTCGGACTCATTGGAATGACCAATTTGTGGAGGATGTCCGCCGCACATTCCAGGCGACCGGgatcttttgcttcttccccATCCAGTACATCAATGACAACGGACTGGGCAACGCGGCGAGCTTTTTGTCGACCATGTTGACCACGAACGGCGTCCCGAACGATGTCATCAGCAACTTCAACTCTCTCAGTATCATCGCGTTTGCCCCCGTCCTCAACTACGGGTTGTATCCCCTCCTGCGTCACTTCCACATCCGATATGGTCCGGTGGCCCGTATCACAACCGGACTGGCCCTGTCTACTATTGGTGGCATCGGCTACACCGTTCTGAACTACTACGCCTACAAACTCGGACCCTGTGGCAAGTATGGCTCTTCGGACACCTGCGTGGATGCCGACGGAGTTTCCTTGGTGGCTCCAATCACCATTTGG TGGATGGCCATTCCCTATGCACTGGGTGGTATCTCCGAACTCTTTGTCAATGTCCCCGCCTACGGTATCGCCTACTCACGCGCGCCCAAGAACATGCGTGGCTTGGTCTCGGCTATCAATCTCCTCAACACCGCCGTGGCTTATGCGATCGGACTCGCGTGCTCAGCCGTGATCAAGGATCCATACCTGACCTGGGTCTTTGGCGGTCCCTCCATCGTCGGTGGCGTCCTCACCGTGGTTTTCTACTTTATGTTCCGCCACATTGACAAGGAAGAATACATGCTGAGCGAGAACGCCGAGGAGACACAC CATGGCAAATCATTCAACAATCGCATCTACTTTTTGAAGATATATGTTCCCGAAGAGCTGCGTCTACACGGCCTAAACAGCGGAGCGGTCAATGATATGGTTTTGAAATTGAACGGAAAGTTTTTCGACCAGACCAAAAGCGAAAATGAGGTGTCCTGCTTGTCGCTTCTCGAATATTTCGTGCCCGAAATTCCAGCACCAAGGGCTCTTGCGTGGTCCGATAGCAAGAATTCCCTCGTCCACAAGTTGACTGTCGCCGGGACCCCAGTAAAAAAGGAATTAGAGATTCATTCCGACACCGACGGACAACTTCAGGGCTGGATCTTGATGACCCGGCTTCCCGGAATTCCCTTGTCGACGTTGCATTTGGATACAGACAAGCTCAAGGTTGTCGGCGAGCAACTGGCGGATATAGTCTACCGCTGGAGAGAGTCGCTCCCTACTTGGGCGAGCGCTGGAAACCTTGCATGTGGATTGCCTCATGGGAAGGACCAAGATCCAAATTCAGTAGAAGTTGCTGGTTTGCGCATTGCGTCTTCTTCAAATATGCCTGGTTTTGGTGTCAAAGTTGTTGAGCCTATCATAAGCCAGCTTCAGTACTATCGAGTGAGGCTTGAGACACGGCTCCAGAAGCTTCAGGCACTCGATATATTTGCTGGAAATAGGCATTTAATAGCTCCAATCAGAGACTTTATCGCGGTTCGATTACCGCAGCTCGGAATAAGCAATGGGAAATATCCTTTCTTATTCACACACTACGACCTTTCTCCACGCAACGTTTTGATGTCTGTGGATCACACGAGGATCACAGGGATTATTGACTTTGAGTTTTCTGGGTTTTTCCCTGAATTAGATGAGTTTGTCAATGATTCCGTGGCGAATGAAGGCGACTGGCCCAATGCGTTTTACGAAGCATACCTGAATAGACTCGAGGTCTGCGGCATGAAAACTCCTATGAATGgcatcaaagaagaacattGGAAAGAGGCCACCTGGCTTTCTCGATTAGAGGACAACATAGCGCCCTGGTGGCTTGAGAACCTGACACCAGAGGACAGGAGAAAACCCTCAGAAGATCTCCGGAAGTCAGAAACAGTGGTTTTGGAAGCAATTCGGGTACTTGGTACCGGTGTTTGA